Below is a genomic region from Ancylomarina subtilis.
GGTTATAAATTCCTAACATGTAATATATTTAAAAAGAAATTTATGATTCAGCAGGAAGGACGCTACAAAGGCTACCCTAAAAGACGCGAAGGTGGCTATTCAGACCACTTCCCGGTTTACCTTTATTTAGTTCGTAACAAATAGCTGTCTACTTAGATAAAGTCGTTAAAACTGCCTCAAAAGGGCAGTTTTTTTTGTATCCTTTAAAGCTATAAAACAAAAAAGCTATTCTGATTATTATCGGAATAGCTTTTAAACATAATAAAACGGCTTATTAGATAGTCATGATATCTTTTTCTTTAACTAATAGCAGCTCTTCAATTTTCTTACCATAAGCATCCGTTAATTTCTGCACATCATTTTCGGCATCCTTCTCAAGATCTTCTGATAAACCTTCTTTAATCAACTTCTTAAGCTCGACGATTGTGTCACGACGTGCATTACGAACACTCACCTTAGCATTCTCACACTCAGCCTTAGCCTGTTTTGCCAAATCATTACGACGCTCTTCTGTTAGAGCAGGAATGTTGATACGAATGATTTCCCCATTATTATCCGGATTAAAGCCCAGGTTCGAATTCATGATTGCCTTCTCAATAGGAACCAGCATTGCTCTT
It encodes:
- the frr gene encoding ribosome recycling factor, with protein sequence MNEEVQMYLEDAKEKMDAAIGHLETELVKIRAGKANVNMIAGVTVDYYGSMVPLSQVANVSVPDPRTLAVQPWERAMLVPIEKAIMNSNLGFNPDNNGEIIRINIPALTEERRNDLAKQAKAECENAKVSVRNARRDTIVELKKLIKEGLSEDLEKDAENDVQKLTDAYGKKIEELLLVKEKDIMTI